The following is a genomic window from Maridesulfovibrio frigidus DSM 17176.
TGATGAAGTTGCCAAGAACCGAAGTTTTTCATGGCAGAGCAGAAGCTTTACCAAGTGAATCTTTTCCCGCAGATATTATTTTAAGCAAAGCTTTTATGCCTTGGAAAGAACTTCTGCCATTCGTGAAGCCAATGCTTGTAGAAAATGGCCGCGTGATAATTTTATCAAATAATTGCGCTCCGAAAGAGGGAAAAATAAAATCTCTTGGCTTCAATTTAGAATCTTCAATGGAATATAAGGCTGGAAAGAGAATGCACTATCTCTGGTCATTATCTTCCGCAACCTGACCCATCATACCGCCCTTGAATATAAGCTTTGTGGCATGTTCGTCAGCTATCTCGGCGACATCCATAAGTTTTTCAAGGAAGTCTAAAATTTCAAAGCGTTTCTCTTCTGTTCCATTATCAAATTCAAACTGCATGTCACCGGAAGTCATGTAGTTTTCGAGTTTTTCAAGATATTCTGGTTTGATCATAACGTATCCTTTTTAGTTCACGCTTAAAGTAGCGCTTAATTTACGCCTCATTTGCGCTAAATCAATACTTAATCTGCACTTAGATTTGTCTAAGCTACGATAACTCACGCCAAATATTCAAATAGCTCCCTTCCCCTCTAACAAATAGGGTGGCTAAAGGGCATAGCCCTTTAGCCACCGGAGGCCTAACTGGGCACTATTTATATAAAAATACTAAACATGGTGATAAGGAGAACCCCGTAAAATAGATGCAGCTCGGTATAATTGCTCAAGCAGCATTGTGCGCGCCAACTCGTGTGGCAAAGTCATTTTACTGAGCGAAAGTTTGACGCGTGCCACATTTTTCACTTCATCGGAAAGCCCGAAAGGACCGCCTATTATGAAACATGGGGTCAGGTTCGGATCTTCTGTCCAAATTTGCAGCTTTTTAGATAGCTGGACTGAAGTAAGTTCTATGCCAGTTTCGTCAAGGCATATGACCATATCTGAAGGGCGTATTTTGGTAATGATGGATTTTCCTTCACGCAAAACTTTGTCTTCGGGCGGAAGTTTTCCGGGGGCATCTTTTAAAATTGTTTCATCAAGTTTGTGAAATCTGCCAAGTTTTTTTGAGTAGTGAGCGGCCGCATCTCTAAAGAAAGGTTCCTTTAATTTGCCCACCCATATAAATCTTAACTTACTCATAAAAGCTAACTACCTTTTAGGGTTGCGTCGAGCTTGCCATCTTTTAATGTGATGGATACATATCCGCCGCCTGAGGCCATGCCCGGATTAAAAATTCGTGATTTCCCGATCATATCTTCACCGCGCGACTCATGAATATGTCCGCTCAAAACCAGATCCGGCTGTACCTTCTCAATGAATGCGCGAATAGCACGGCTGCCAACATGCATTCCGTTTGAAATCATGTCCAGTTTTGTGTCGTATGGTGAATCATGCACTGCAAGGATCAGCTGATCATAATCTCCAACCTTTTCAAAAGTCTCGTCCAGCCATTTTGCAAGCTGCTCTTCGCTTACTTCGCCGGGAGTTCCAAAAGGCGTAGGGATGGAAAATCCGACTCCCATAATTTTGATTCCGTCAGCAAGTTCTCTAGCTTCAAGATGAAGGTTCGCTTTTTTGTCAGCGAGAAAAGCTGTGACGTTGTTGCGATCCATATTCCCTGCCTGAGCAAGGATATTTGTATTTTTGTCGTAAATAGAATTCCAAACTTTCTCTATAGCGCCTTGTGGAGAGTGGTTCGTTAAATCTCCGGTAATTATGACGCCATCTGCTTCGGATAACTCAGGAATCAATGAAACAAAGTTTAGGCTTTGGTGAATGTCACCGAAAGCTATCCAGTGCATATTGTTATCAGGCATATCGTCTCCCGCTGTTTTGAGATATGGTCACAGCTGAAAAAACAGTTAAATGTATTTTCATTTGAAATAGTCGCTTCAAGGACAGATTTAATAGCATTAAAGAGTTCAAAAACCAATCCTGCTAGTGCTCGGATATCCGCTTGATGCGTTCGCATAAGGGATGATAAGTTCTTTGCAGAGTGGCAAAGCTTACAGCATGGGATTTTAGTAGAGTACAGGATTAACGATTTCTAAATAGATACGATGCAGTTAATTGCGATAAATAAGGGTGATAGATTTGGATAAGAGCGAAATTAGACAAGGATTGCTTAAGCGTAGGGGGGAGCTTTCAGCAGATGATGTTGGGGGTATGAGTAGCTCTATTGTCTCTCATGTGCAGTCTCTTGCAAAGTGGCGGGATGCGCAGGAGGTTCTGCTTTATTGGCCCATTAAAAATGAAGTGGATGTCAGGCCACTTCTTCGCGATGCTTGGGACATGGGGAAGAAAGTCTTTATGCCTTGTTGCAGACGGGAAGAGCCCGGTATTATGGATTTCGGAGTCGTGCGGGCGGAAGAGGATCTTTTGCACGGATCATTCGGAATAAAGGAACCTTGTCGATCCCGCTGTGAATTTCCAGACGCTGTATCTCCTGATATTATGATAATCCCGGGCGTCGGCTTTGATCATAAAGGGTATCGAATTGGGTTTGGGGGGGGGTATTATGACCGCTTTCTTGCTCGGCCCCAAAAGGATGGGTTCTTGTCCGTTGGAGTTTGTTATTCATTTCAAATTGTTGATGAAATTGTAGCGGAAGACTGGGATAAACCAGTGCATTCTATCTGTACTGACAAGGAAATTATATGTCCAAAATAGAGTATATTCCATTTGTATTTCCGGGAATTGAGAATGTTTCATGTGCGTTTACAACCAGAATGGGAGGGGTATGCGAACCTCCTTTTGATCAAGGTAATATTTCTTTTGACGTAGGTGATGACCCGTATGCTGTCCGTGCAAATAGAACGGCTCTTGCCGCATCTCTAGGGCTGAGTCACTGGCATGAATGTATGCAGGTTCATGGCGATATTTTACACTTTGAGCCTAAGCCTCAATCTGCGGAAGAAGTTGCTGAGCTGGAAGGTGACGGTTTTACTACTGCGCTTCGTGGACACGGTCTGGTTATAAAAACTGCCGACTGCCAGCCCATATTGATTGCTCATAAAAATGGGGATTTCATTGCAGCTTTGCACAATGGTTGGAGGGGGAATTCTATTAACTATCCGGGTAAAAGCGTTGCGCGCATCTGTGATCATTACGGATGTTCTCCAAAGGATCTTTTGGCAGTGCGCGGGCCAAGCCTAAGTCCGGCTCTTTCGGAATTTGTAAATTTCAGCTCAGATTTTGAACCGGGACATGATAGCTATTTTGATGACGAGACAAAAACAGTAGATTTATGGAAGCTGACTCATGATCAACTAGCCGGAGCAGGGCTTAAGCCTCGTAATATTTTTGGAATAGACATGTGTACTTATTGTATGAATGAAACATTCTTTTCATACAGGCGTAAGAAAAAATCTGGACGACAAGTCTCCGTAATCTGGATAAAGTAGTCTGGATTAAACCATCTGTTTTTAATTGATCTACTTTTTTTTAGCTTGCTTGCGAAGCTCTGAAACGGGAACGCCGCCAATGCCCCAGTTTTCAGTTTCAACTTCGTCGATTGTGACTACTGTAGTGGCTGGGTTTTTACCAAGAGTCTCAACTAGCAGGTCTGTGACGCCTTTAATAAGTTTAGCTTTTTGTTCTTTGGTAGCGCCGTCTTTAGTAATGCGAATGTTAACGTAGGGCATACTGTTCTCCTCATAAAGAAAACCCCTTTGGCGCATGCGTCAAAGGGGTTTATGTTTTGGAATGTAAAGCAATTGCTTTTAGGCGTTCTCAGCGTGTTTTTTTTCAATCAGCTTGAAAACCCTTTCTGCGAGCTGGTTTATTTCTGCTTTTGAAATCTGGTCGTCAGCACCTACAGTTACTCCCTTATGGAAGAGTGTGTCTGTGATGATAGAAGAACAGAGGAGAACCGGAAGATGTCTTAGTTCAGGATCTCCTTTGATTCTTTTGGTAAGGTTGTGACCGTCCATGACAGGCATTTCGATATCTGTAACAACAATATCGAGGTAGTCATCAATGGTTTTTCCCTCTGCCTTTGCTTTCTTACGCATTTCGGTAATTTTATCCCACGCAGATTTACCATTGTGGGCTCTTGTTACCTTGAAGCCTGCATCTTCGAGCATTTGTCCGATCATGCGGCGAATCATGGTAGAGTCATCTGCAATGATGGCTTTAAGCTGCTGCTTTTCAATTTTAGCAACTAAAGTAGCATCAGGAGCATCTGTAAGGTCCATGCCAGGGTTAAGGTCTGCGACTATTTTTTCCAGATCAAGCAAGAAAACAATTCGTCCTTCAAGTTTAACCACTCCTGTTATTGAATTGGCTGTAAGTGATGAAACCTGTCTGCTTGGAGCCTCTACATCTTCCCAGCTGATGCGGTGAATTCGTGTTACGCCAGAAACCAGAAATGCCGTTGAAATTTTATTGAATTCCGTGACGATTACTTTAGGGGCTTCTTCTTCAACTCTGTTTTTACCAACTCTGCTGCTAAGATCAATCAGAGGAATGATTTCAGATCTGAGATCAAAAGCTCCCAAGACCGCATCACTTGCAGCATCGGGCATATCTGTAAGTACAGGCAGTCTAATAATTTCAACTACTTTAGCTACGTTAATTCCGTAGTAATTACGTCTTGTAGTTGATCCCTTTACACTATCAGATTCATCAATGAAAAATTCAACAATTTCAAGCTCATTAGTGCCTGATTCAAGAAGAATATTCGTTTGGGACATTTTTAATCCTCCCCGGAAAAATATGTGAAGTCAGCTTGCAAATAAACAGGTTTGTTTTATTCCGTGTAATATTAGCTCGAAAACTTTGTTTGTGAAAGGTCTTTTTAAATAAAATAATGAAACATAGACCCTTAAATCAAGTTGAAATGGTAGAATTGTCAACCCAATTAAGCTCCATATTGCAATTCTAAGCAAAATAATAACATAATAGGCTAAATTAGGTCTAGTTGATGATACCTTTTTTTATAGCTTTTTAACATTATATATGAATTAAATTTCTTTTTCCCCGTTTGGAAAGCGATTTCACCAAGCTCCCGTGCAAGTCTCTGTTTTAGTAGTAATGATGATGTTTTTTCAATAAAACTATTCTTATTAAAAGGTGCAACCAGAAGACCATTTATACCATCAGTGATTTGCTCTGGAACCCCTCCAACAGCGAAGCTTACTGCTGCAAGTCCCTTAGACATTGCTTCAAGAGTTACCAATGGATGGTTATCTGCAAGGGTTGGGTATGCAAGCACATCTGCCGCGGTCATGAATTCGCTGAGCGTTTCCCTGTCTACATATGGGATCGCGATAAAATCGCCCTCCCGTAAATTCTTATCGCCCCCTATGGCAAATCCTATAGCCTCTGGAACATTCTTTTTTATACCTGCCCAATATTTTTTCCAAACCGGTCCAGATTTGTAAGCTGCGCTTTCTCCCCCGTGAGCAATAAAAAGGACCACTTTGGATGTGGGGTGCAGTCCAATTTTTTCTCTGCTCTGCTTCTTGTTTCCGATATTTTCAGGCCAGGGAATTCCATTAGGTATAATTTTAACAGACAATTTTGGCTCGGCAATTTTGGTCTGGTTTGCAAGCCATTTGGAAGGAGATATTAAAAAGGCCTTCCGCTTTGTGATAATATCTATGCTTTCTTGGCGAATGTTTTCGGAGTCAGCAAACCCGCGTGGGCACGGGCATTTACATTTTTTCTCAAAATGAGTGCAATCAAGAGGGTGTGTGCATCCTCCGGTAATTAATTGCGAGTCATGCATGGTAATAACAATTTTCACCTGATCAGGAAGCGCAGCAAGAAATTCAGTGGGATTGGCTGAGGAGTGAAAGTGAACTATGGAATTAGGTGGGATGTTTTTTGCCGCTTGCGCAGGAGATATGAGCTGGTCACCCGGCTCTTCGGACGCTTCGAATGAATGCTGCGTTTTATAGCCAGCTTCTTTTAGTCCTTCATATATGATTAGAGCGACGCGTGTTGCTCCTCCGCTTTTTTTTAATGCGGTGTGGTGGATGATTGTTCGCATCTAGCACGCCTTTTCTAGAATATCATGTTTCAAACCCCATAAAATATGAAATTCAGCTTCTCGGCTGGTTAGCTCTTGAGCCATGGACTGAATTTTGGCGATTAGCTCAGAAGTTGTAATAGGTTTGCGGGCAAAAAAAGCCATTTTCCTAACAACTTCCTGTTTAAGCGATCTTTCAACTCCTTTATATATGAGAGGGAATTCTTTCTCATGATATATTGCAAGGCCTGTAGAGCCTGTCACAACCATTGTATCCGCGCTGATTGCGGATGTCGGATAATGAGAGAACAATTCTCCGAATCTTACCTGTGCAGGGTGGAGAATGTCAGCAAGCCCTTCAGTTTCTACCGGGGTGGTGCTCAGTTCTTCCCATAGCGCAATGTGCTGACGGATGACTTCCTGCCACGTAAATTTATCGCGGACTCTTTCCGCTCCTGATTTCCCCATAGACTCTCTTCGCTCACGATCCTTAATCAGCGTTTCAAGTCCCTTGGCCAGCTTCGGTGTGCTTACTGCTGTTTGCTGAGCAAGGAGCAGGTGGTATTGATTGTCAAAGCATAGAGGCGCCATTAGGTCTACAACAGGAGTTTCCGCCGCACCGATTGTTTCGATTAAAAGTCCTGTTTCATTGTGGACTACTAAATCTTTATAGCCGTCGTAATCAGAAGCTACGATTGGCAAGCCCATTGCTCCGGCCTCAAGTATGGTGAGACCGAAAGTTTCCTGCGGATTGTCTGAAATGGAGACGAAAATATCTGAACCTCGGTAGAGGTCAATTTTCTGATGATCAGTCGGACGCGCAAAAATGGATAATTCAAGACCCATATTACGGCTGAGCTCCTTCAAAGTGTTGGGAAAATCATCTCCATCATCCATCCATCCAGCAAGAATAACTCTTACATCTTCCCGGGCGATTCCAGCTGAGAATACGCGCTGCATAGCACGTAGTAGAGGCAAAATATCCATCTTAGAGTAATGGGCAATTCGACCGAAAACTAAGATGTTAACACGGTTTTCAGGAGTGTTTAAGCCTAGATTATCTAGTGCGTCAGCCTTTTGCTGTGGAGTCGGCGGAACAAGTGCTAATGGATTTATCCCCAAAGGAATTTTTTTAATTTGCGGGGAAGGAAATTTTTCTTCATCCAGCTCAAACCCTTCTCGCAGGTGCTGAAAATATTTTTCTACAACCTGAGTGCCGGGAGTTGAAGTTGCAACAATGCAATCGCGGGCGGTGGTTCCCTTCCATATATGATTAAGGAAAGCGGAACCGTAGTTGCTGTAACTCAAAGAATGGGTGGTGCCGGTGATTGGAAAGATGTTTTTCGCAAATTTATTTCTGACACGTGCCAGATGAGGGGGGTAGACGATGCAATCGGACTGGTGAAAACAAAAGTATTCATGCTTACTGATGTAGTCTGGTAAATCCCGCCTATCCAAAATTTTGACCTTGTCCTTCTCTAATAATTTCAGAAAGTTATTAGATATGAATCCAGATAACTCCTCACGGCTGTTTCCGCCGCTGAGAAAGAAATGATATTCGTCAAAAGGGTCCTCGGTCAGCAATCCGTTTAAAAATCCAATGTTTGCGACTTTTCTTCCAAGTATCGGCCCTGTTTCATAAAAGGGGTCCAAAGTTCCCCATATTCTTTGAGTTTTCATACATATTTCAAGCCATATTTGGGCCTGTTTTGTCAAAGGATTTTATTGCCATCGTAATTGGTATTGTGACGGAAACCCGGCACTCTTTGCCATATTTGATCTGTTTTAGGTGTCCCATAATCCCCCCTGTTTATCTGGCATAAAGATTATAACACGAACGCTTTTGTGCTCTTCTGAGTCTATAAGCGACTTAAAAGATAAGGTTTTGTTTCTTCTGTCTCAGTGCTTGTACTGCGTTCGATGGGATTTCAGGAACTGTTTTTTACCGAGTGTAAAGTCTTTGGTCTTTAATTTGCAGCAATGGGGTTAGAAAACCTTTTTTAACAGTACGTTGATTGCACAAGGAGATTTGATATGAATAGGGGAGACAGACCAGAGCTACTTTGGGGGTTCGGTCTAAATACTATAGAAGCCGATAAGATTGAGGATTCACTGGGGCCCGGATTTTTCTTAAGAAATTTTTCGGAAAGATCACTTCCCGGTGCTAAGGAACTTCGTCACCCTGAAAAGCCTTCCGCCACATGGATTCCGCTCAGGGTTTGGAATGAACTTTCCGAAACACGTCGCGCAACCTACCGTAAGCAGGAATCTACACAGCGTATCCTTATACAGGACGAAAACGAGAAAAATGTTGATCTCGAGTCCGTTCTTGAAGATGGATTTCTCGCTGTTGTCAGCGCTCCACTTACCAGTTCCAAGGTTCAAGATGCACTTTTCAGAGCAAAGGAAGTGGCTGGTCTCTATGGTGATCTTTACAGGATGACTGAAGAGATCATTATGGAACGTGAGCTTCTTTCACGTAAGACTGAACAGTTGATGTTCCTGAATACTGTGCTTTCTAATGCTACTGAGCGTTTGGAGGTAGGCGATATTCTTGGACAGGCGGCTGAAGATTTAAAGCTTCTTCTTCCGGTTCTATCTGTACAGGGCGTTTTCTGGGATGTAGCCTCAACAGAAAAGCAGGCTGAAGCTGAAATTTTTCTCAATCCGGGACTCATTCCTGAAATTCAGAATGAATGGACTGATTTTATGATTGAAAATGTAAAGGAACTGAGCGGCACAGATGTCGCCGGTTACAATCTTTCTGAAACTATTCCGGCCGGGGACGCAGCCATGTGCTATGGTCCTACAGGCGGAAGAGTTCTCGCACTTCCGCTTATTTCACGTGGAGAGAAGTTCGGTTGTCTGATCATGCTTTGTGATAAGTCTGTAAGGCTTGCAAAGGATCAGGTAAACACTCTCAATGCTGCGGTGAATCATTTGTCGCTAGCGCTTAATAACGCTTTGATGTTCACAAAGATTAAGACCCGTGCTGATCGTGACGGACTTACCAGAGTTTTCAACCGCCGCAGTTTCGATGAACGTCTGACTGAAGAGCTTAGACGGCACCAGAGACACAGCATGGACCTATCACTACTAATGATCGACCTCGATCTTTTCAAGGATGTTAATGATACTTATGGGCATATGGCGGGCGACATGGTTCTTGAAACTGTTGCAAGAATGTTTGAAGAAACATTTAGAACAACCGATTTTATAGCTCGTTATGGTGGGGAAGAATTCGTGATTCTGCTCCCACACACCAATGCTGAACAGGCCGAAATGCTTGCTGAGCGAATTAGAGCGAAGATAGAATCCTGCACAATGACATATCAGACCGTTGATTTTAAGGTCACTGCCAGTATCGGAGTTTCGTCTGTATGTCCGGGCTGTCTCGAAAAGGATTCTGAATTAGTCCTCAAGGCTGACGAGGCCCTTTATAAGGCTAAGGAGCTAGGACGTAACAGGGTTGAAGTTAACGCCCCTGTAGCGCGTCTAAGGATAGTATAGTTTTCAGGTTTTCCGAATGCTATAGGTGCTGTTGGGTTTTCTGCTTAGGGCGGTGCGAATTGTCGCACCGCCTTTTTTTTGTTTTTTGCGGCGCAAATGTAAAAAAGGGAATTAGATCTGTAGATATGCTTTTTTGCAAGGCGCTCAATCTTGGTAAGTGTCTTATGTTAATAACTTAATATTCTGATTCTATTCTGGTTGCTGATATATTCGGCCTATTTGCTAGTTGGTGTCCGCTTGACCTAAAGGCAGAATGGTGCAAAAGCCACCAATTCCCGTATTGTTTTTTAGGGTAGTGGTTTTTGAGTTACATATTATATGTAGGCATCTGCAGTGTCAGTACTGCATGATGCATTAATTATTTCAACGGATAGCGCTTTGACTGTTTTCAATGTCGCTGCTGAGGGAGAATCAAACTGATGAATGAATTACTTTGGATTGGCTTCGCTTTATTAGATTTAAGTCTTGTTTTGGTCGTTTACAAATTTTTTGGTAAAACCGGATTGCTTGGTTTGATAGTTTTTAACCTCATACTCTGTAATATTCAGGTTTTGAAAACTATCGAACTTTTCGGGATGACAACTACCCTTGGAAATATTCTATATGCCAGTGTGTTTCTTTCAACTGATATGCTGAGTGAATTTCATGGTAAGAAAGAGGCTAAAAAAGCAGTTTATTTAGGATTTCTTATTCTCGTGATGGCCGTTGTTTATATGCAACTGGCTCTGATGTTTACACCCGCTGCCGATGATTTTGCTCAGCCGCATCTTGAGGCAATTTTCGGATTTCTTCCACGCATAGCCCTCGGTAGTTTGTGCGCATATCTTGTTTCTCAGCTTCATGATGTATATGTTTTTCATAAACTTAAAGAGAAGTTCGGAGATCGCCATTTATGGCTTAGAAACAATGCCAGCACGCTTGTGAGTCAGCTTCTTGATTCGGGTGTTTTCTGTGTGATTGCTTTATGGGGACTATTTCCCTTCGAAGTGTGGCTCGAAATATTCTTCACCACCTATTTATTTAAAGTAATTGTTGCTGTGATGGATACTCCATTCTTGTACTTAGCTCGTAAGATTCGCTGCCCTGAATAGGGCGTGCCATTCGCAGGGTTGACGAAGTTTGTTATGCGTTTAATAATGATGGTTCAAATTAAACATAATTCAGGGGAGTCCATATGAGTCAGATGCTTGGGAAAAGCGTTCCTTTTTATAAAATGCAGGGTTGCGGTAATGATTTTGTTGTAATCGATAATCGCGAGCTTGGTGTGCCTGTTGAGAAAATGCCTGAATGGGCAGAAAAGATTTGTCAGCGTGCTTTTGGTGTTTATGCTGACGGACTATTTTTTATTGAAAATGCACCCGAAGGGTCTGATTTAGATTACATATGGCAGTTTTATAATTCCGATGGGTCGCGCGCTGAAATGTGCGGCAATGCTTCCCGTTGCGTAGGTCGTCTTGCTCATGCTCTCGGTATCGCCGGAGAACAACACGTATTCGGTTCAGATGCTGGCCCTATCAACGTTCAGGTTTTTCCCCTTCAGGAAGAAGTCAAAGTACAGCTTACTAATCCTGTTGACGTGAAGCTTAAGCAGTCGCTCGAAATTGATGACGAAACATATGAATACCATTTTGCCAACACCGGGGTTCCCCATGTTGTTGTGCAGGTCGCGGATGTTGAAGCTGTTGATATTAAGAAGCTGGGAAGCGCATTTAGGTTTCATAGTGACTTTGCGCCTGCGGGCAGTAATGTTAATTTCGTGCAGATAGACGACAATGACAGTCTTATTGTTCGAACTTACGAGCGCGGAGTAGAAGATGAAACCTATGCTTGCGGAACTGGTGTAAGCGCTGTTCAGGTCGCTTTGAATAGGCTTGGTCTTACTGATGCTGCTGTTCGCATTAGAACTTCAGGTGGTGAAATTCTTAAAGTTATCATCGAGGGTGAAAAAGTTTTCCTCCAAGGCGGAGCTGAGCTTACTTTTTCGGGTGAATTATTTGTTGAATCACTCAATATTGATTTCTAAATCACTTTTTATTAAATAAGATAGGCCTTTGCAGATATGCTCTGGCCTCTTTTTTTGCCATAATTCCATACTAAATTGGAATATAATTACGAATAGATGAAATCTATGCTTGCAACACTTATGTATTAGCTGTATAGCCTTGTTTACGCAGTTGTTGTGATTAATGTGATAATGATTGTTCTTGCCAAGCAGGAATTATTCTTGTTGCACAGTAACAGGTGGATGCGGTTTTTTTTAAAATTAGTTGTAAGTATCTATGGATATAGTAGATTTCATCTCTGCTGATTGTATACTTAATTGGCAGAGATTTGGATTTAATCGTATAGGCGCAACCTAATACATTATAATAAAGTCAAGGAGACATAGCATGGTAAATAGTGAACTAACTAAGCTTTTACAGGACGTTGTACTTAAGAATGATAAGCCTGCTCGCGACGTTGCAACGGAAATAAGCAAGCCTTACCCGACTCTTCTTCGTGAAATCAATCCCGAAGATAAGGGTGCAAAGGTAGGTATTGAAGAGTTGATCCCTATTATGAGATCAACTGGTAGCATTCGTCCGTTGACCAGACTCGCTAATATCATGGGTTACGTTCTCGTTCCTATGGATATTAATCCTGGTGATCCAGATGAAGCTAATTACATGGCTCTTGATCTTATGGACGGGTTCGGAAGATATTCTAAAGCCTTGAAAACAGCTTTGCAGGCTGATCCTAAAGACGACCTTGTTAGCTC
Proteins encoded in this region:
- a CDS encoding 23S rRNA (pseudouridine(1915)-N(3))-methyltransferase RlmH, yielding MSKLRFIWVGKLKEPFFRDAAAHYSKKLGRFHKLDETILKDAPGKLPPEDKVLREGKSIITKIRPSDMVICLDETGIELTSVQLSKKLQIWTEDPNLTPCFIIGGPFGLSDEVKNVARVKLSLSKMTLPHELARTMLLEQLYRAASILRGSPYHHV
- a CDS encoding metallophosphoesterase family protein encodes the protein MPDNNMHWIAFGDIHQSLNFVSLIPELSEADGVIITGDLTNHSPQGAIEKVWNSIYDKNTNILAQAGNMDRNNVTAFLADKKANLHLEARELADGIKIMGVGFSIPTPFGTPGEVSEEQLAKWLDETFEKVGDYDQLILAVHDSPYDTKLDMISNGMHVGSRAIRAFIEKVQPDLVLSGHIHESRGEDMIGKSRIFNPGMASGGGYVSITLKDGKLDATLKGS
- a CDS encoding 5-formyltetrahydrofolate cyclo-ligase, producing the protein MIDLDKSEIRQGLLKRRGELSADDVGGMSSSIVSHVQSLAKWRDAQEVLLYWPIKNEVDVRPLLRDAWDMGKKVFMPCCRREEPGIMDFGVVRAEEDLLHGSFGIKEPCRSRCEFPDAVSPDIMIIPGVGFDHKGYRIGFGGGYYDRFLARPQKDGFLSVGVCYSFQIVDEIVAEDWDKPVHSICTDKEIICPK
- a CDS encoding polyphenol oxidase family protein, which gives rise to MSKIEYIPFVFPGIENVSCAFTTRMGGVCEPPFDQGNISFDVGDDPYAVRANRTALAASLGLSHWHECMQVHGDILHFEPKPQSAEEVAELEGDGFTTALRGHGLVIKTADCQPILIAHKNGDFIAALHNGWRGNSINYPGKSVARICDHYGCSPKDLLAVRGPSLSPALSEFVNFSSDFEPGHDSYFDDETKTVDLWKLTHDQLAGAGLKPRNIFGIDMCTYCMNETFFSYRRKKKSGRQVSVIWIK
- a CDS encoding tautomerase family protein — its product is MRQRGFLYEENSMPYVNIRITKDGATKEQKAKLIKGVTDLLVETLGKNPATTVVTIDEVETENWGIGGVPVSELRKQAKKK
- a CDS encoding chemotaxis protein, whose translation is MSQTNILLESGTNELEIVEFFIDESDSVKGSTTRRNYYGINVAKVVEIIRLPVLTDMPDAASDAVLGAFDLRSEIIPLIDLSSRVGKNRVEEEAPKVIVTEFNKISTAFLVSGVTRIHRISWEDVEAPSRQVSSLTANSITGVVKLEGRIVFLLDLEKIVADLNPGMDLTDAPDATLVAKIEKQQLKAIIADDSTMIRRMIGQMLEDAGFKVTRAHNGKSAWDKITEMRKKAKAEGKTIDDYLDIVVTDIEMPVMDGHNLTKRIKGDPELRHLPVLLCSSIITDTLFHKGVTVGADDQISKAEINQLAERVFKLIEKKHAENA
- a CDS encoding glycosyltransferase, with protein sequence MRTIIHHTALKKSGGATRVALIIYEGLKEAGYKTQHSFEASEEPGDQLISPAQAAKNIPPNSIVHFHSSANPTEFLAALPDQVKIVITMHDSQLITGGCTHPLDCTHFEKKCKCPCPRGFADSENIRQESIDIITKRKAFLISPSKWLANQTKIAEPKLSVKIIPNGIPWPENIGNKKQSREKIGLHPTSKVVLFIAHGGESAAYKSGPVWKKYWAGIKKNVPEAIGFAIGGDKNLREGDFIAIPYVDRETLSEFMTAADVLAYPTLADNHPLVTLEAMSKGLAAVSFAVGGVPEQITDGINGLLVAPFNKNSFIEKTSSLLLKQRLARELGEIAFQTGKKKFNSYIMLKSYKKRYHQLDLI
- a CDS encoding glycosyltransferase family 4 protein, with translation MKTQRIWGTLDPFYETGPILGRKVANIGFLNGLLTEDPFDEYHFFLSGGNSREELSGFISNNFLKLLEKDKVKILDRRDLPDYISKHEYFCFHQSDCIVYPPHLARVRNKFAKNIFPITGTTHSLSYSNYGSAFLNHIWKGTTARDCIVATSTPGTQVVEKYFQHLREGFELDEEKFPSPQIKKIPLGINPLALVPPTPQQKADALDNLGLNTPENRVNILVFGRIAHYSKMDILPLLRAMQRVFSAGIAREDVRVILAGWMDDGDDFPNTLKELSRNMGLELSIFARPTDHQKIDLYRGSDIFVSISDNPQETFGLTILEAGAMGLPIVASDYDGYKDLVVHNETGLLIETIGAAETPVVDLMAPLCFDNQYHLLLAQQTAVSTPKLAKGLETLIKDRERRESMGKSGAERVRDKFTWQEVIRQHIALWEELSTTPVETEGLADILHPAQVRFGELFSHYPTSAISADTMVVTGSTGLAIYHEKEFPLIYKGVERSLKQEVVRKMAFFARKPITTSELIAKIQSMAQELTSREAEFHILWGLKHDILEKAC
- a CDS encoding GGDEF domain-containing protein translates to MNRGDRPELLWGFGLNTIEADKIEDSLGPGFFLRNFSERSLPGAKELRHPEKPSATWIPLRVWNELSETRRATYRKQESTQRILIQDENEKNVDLESVLEDGFLAVVSAPLTSSKVQDALFRAKEVAGLYGDLYRMTEEIIMERELLSRKTEQLMFLNTVLSNATERLEVGDILGQAAEDLKLLLPVLSVQGVFWDVASTEKQAEAEIFLNPGLIPEIQNEWTDFMIENVKELSGTDVAGYNLSETIPAGDAAMCYGPTGGRVLALPLISRGEKFGCLIMLCDKSVRLAKDQVNTLNAAVNHLSLALNNALMFTKIKTRADRDGLTRVFNRRSFDERLTEELRRHQRHSMDLSLLMIDLDLFKDVNDTYGHMAGDMVLETVARMFEETFRTTDFIARYGGEEFVILLPHTNAEQAEMLAERIRAKIESCTMTYQTVDFKVTASIGVSSVCPGCLEKDSELVLKADEALYKAKELGRNRVEVNAPVARLRIV
- a CDS encoding queuosine precursor transporter; protein product: MNELLWIGFALLDLSLVLVVYKFFGKTGLLGLIVFNLILCNIQVLKTIELFGMTTTLGNILYASVFLSTDMLSEFHGKKEAKKAVYLGFLILVMAVVYMQLALMFTPAADDFAQPHLEAIFGFLPRIALGSLCAYLVSQLHDVYVFHKLKEKFGDRHLWLRNNASTLVSQLLDSGVFCVIALWGLFPFEVWLEIFFTTYLFKVIVAVMDTPFLYLARKIRCPE